ACCGCCGAGCAGATCAGCGCCGACATGGCGACGTACGGCGTCACCACGCCGTTCCTCCTCGACGACGGCACCGTCTCCGAGGAGTACGGGACCCTCGGCACCGGCATGCACGAGGGGCTGCCCGGGCACAGCTTCGTCCTGGTCGACGCCGACGGCCGCCGCGCGTGGTCCGGCAGCTACCCGTCCATGTGGCTCGCGCCCCAGGACCTGCTCGAGGAGGTCCAGGCCCGGCTGCCCGGCTGACACCACCCACCGACCGGCACGACCACGCCCGTCCCGACCCCCGACGGGCACCCGCCGACCGAGGAGCGATCCGATGTCCCCGAAGCACCCCCGAACCGTCGCCGCCGTGGCAGCGACCCTCACGCTCGGCGCCCTGCTCAGCGCCTGCTCGACCGGCGAGCGGACCACGGCCGACCGGCCGGACCCCTCCGCCGCGTCCAGCACCGCTGCGACGTCCGTCGTGCACAACGACGCCGACGTCGAGTTCGCGCAGATGATGGTCCTGCACCACCAGGGCGCGCTCGACATGGCCGTCCTCGCCGAGGGTCGCGCCCAGAGCGAGCCCGTGCAGGACCTCGCCGCGAGGATCCAGTTCGCCCAGCAGCCGGAGATCGACCTCATGACCTCGTGGCTGCTGACGTGGGGCGAGCGCCCGGTCGGGGCCGACGACGCCATGGGCGGCATGGACCACTCCGGCGGGGCCACCGGCATGGCCGACGAGGCCCAGATGCAGCGGCTCCAGGACGCCGGCGCCGGATTCGACCGCTTGTTCCTGGAGATGATGATCGACCACCACGCCGGCGCGATCGCCATGTCCGAGGCCTACCGCGACCGCGGGCAGAACGAGGACGCCCTCGGGCTCGCCGACGCGATCATCGCCGACCAGACGGCCGAGATCGCCGAGATGGAGCGCCTGCTCGCGGACCTGTGAGCCGGGCGTCGGGCAGGTCGGTGCGGTCGACGAGCTGCGCTGCATCGAGCGGCGACCGCCGCCTCGGTCGCCGAGGTCGAGCGACGGTTCCACGCCCGGCTCGCCGCGAGGCTGCCGCGACGGGTACCTCCGGCGTCAGGCTCGCGCGGAGCCCGACCCGGTGCGCGCGACGGCGCCCGGCACGGTCTCCGCAGGCGGGTCCGGCCGCTCGTCCTCCCGCCGGGCCGAGCCGCCGGGGAGCGCCAGCGCCGGCAGCACCGCGAGGCACGCCAGGCCGATCGCCCACCAGAACGCCCCGT
This is a stretch of genomic DNA from Cellulomonas sp. ES6. It encodes these proteins:
- a CDS encoding DUF305 domain-containing protein — its product is MAATLTLGALLSACSTGERTTADRPDPSAASSTAATSVVHNDADVEFAQMMVLHHQGALDMAVLAEGRAQSEPVQDLAARIQFAQQPEIDLMTSWLLTWGERPVGADDAMGGMDHSGGATGMADEAQMQRLQDAGAGFDRLFLEMMIDHHAGAIAMSEAYRDRGQNEDALGLADAIIADQTAEIAEMERLLADL